A window of Corvus hawaiiensis isolate bCorHaw1 chromosome 17, bCorHaw1.pri.cur, whole genome shotgun sequence contains these coding sequences:
- the PSMF1 gene encoding proteasome inhibitor PI31 subunit translates to MAGLEPLYALARAVISRPQDALVCGIHWELVRHGYRCLGTGDQPGPDERKSELLPTGWEANKEVYTLRYKSTDDAHELLLKAIMVEDSMILNVMDRSSQKVADVTLAVADYINPEHLDDFHKVYKNTEELRTRIASGIIAPLRGPAEKAEKEPESKRDVHWDEDPLRLPPRQPVGTRAPSRPSPLSPFAVGGEDLDPFGGRSGGMIMDPLHSGFPHPGIDPSSGIPGRLPPGAVPPGARFDPFGPLGAGRPGPDPDHLPPPGYDDMFM, encoded by the exons ATGGCGGGGCTGGAGCCACTATACGCCTTGGCAAGGGCCGTCATTTCCCGCCCGCAGGACGCTCTGGTCTGTGGCATCCACTGGGAGCTGGTCCGGCACGGCTACCGCTGCCTGGGCACGGGCGACCAG CCAGGTCCCGATGAAAGGAAGTCAGAGCTGTTGCCCACCGGCTGGGAAGCCAATAAGGAGGTATATACACTGCGCTACAAGTCCACGGACGATGCccatgagctgctgctgaaggccATCATGGTGGAGGACAGTATGATCCTCAATGTCATG GATCGGAGCTCTCAGAAGGTGGCAGATGTGACCTTGGCAGTGGCCGACTACATCAACCCAGAGCACCTGGACGATTTCCACAA GGTGTACAAGAACACCGAGGAGCTGAGGACAAGGATCGCTTCAGGCATCATTGCTCCCCTCAGAGGCCCTGCAGAAAAGGCCGAAAAGGAGCCTGAGTCCAAAAGGGATGTGCACTGGGATGAGGACCCGCTCCGGCTCCCTCCCCGGCAGCCAGTGGGCACAAGAGCCCCATCCAG GCCTTCCCCCTTGAGCCCCTTTGCTGTTGGTGGGGAAGACCTGGACCCTTTTGG agGTCGAAGTGGGGGAATGATTATGGACCCTCTCCACTCTGGCTTCCCACATCCTGGTATTGACCCATCGTCGGGCATCCCAGGCCGGCTTCCCCCAGGAGCTGTCCCACCAGGCGCCAGATTTGACCCCTTTGGCCCGTTAGGAGCTGGGCGACCCGG GCCAGATCCTGACCACCTTCCCCCTCCAGGCTACGACGACATGTTCATGTGA
- the LOC125334984 gene encoding WAS/WASL-interacting protein family member 1-like, whose amino-acid sequence MQSGGVSQSLIIPVLLGRSTIQGGFKEPQPYRAISATGAPGGPGAAAGGGGGQQQGGEQEPAQGQQRQPGHGAAVEAGAEPGCPSLQPLHLPRRHGGVGPRRPRNGPRQHHQRRAAQGAAQRQRQPRARWHRPPRTRTGSRTRGRRLVRAPQLRRPRGRHGTAAGLRGQRSPNRAAPRPGIPLSRTGLPSELGPRPDCPSSAEPTPQTGLLPGTGLLPFPEPGTCLSKPGRPTWLSPFPPRDPPSRIRLKPPAGTCVPVTPLNYPSPDSLLPPGSALRSPAPAPGCGPVPCTGLRSRFSARSARPADVRTELPRFPSRSPASGCLPPLPPRLPGQVPVPPRGGRWVPRAAVAHGRRTHTHTQTRTGGTHMHSHAHTREHLLCTYPVQEGPLCAPPSTASGPSVGTPGGCVGRGFGEDRAAR is encoded by the exons ATGCAGTCCGGTGGAGTATCCCAAAGCCTCATCATTCCGGTGCTGTTGGGCCGGAGCACCATCCAAGGAGGGTTCAAGGAG CCGCAGCCGTACCGAGCCATAAGTGCCACCGGTGCGCCGGGCGGcccgggcgcggcggcgggcggcggcggcggccagCAGCAGGGCGGCGAGCAGGAGCCCGCCCAGGGCCAGCAGCGCCAGCCCGGCCACGGTGCAGCGGTCGAggcgggcgcggagccgggCTGCCCGAGCCTCCAGCCGCTCCATCTGCCGCGCCGGCACGGCGGGGTcgggccgcgccgcccgcggAACGGCCCCCGCCAGCACCACCAGCGCCGCGCCGCCCAGGGCGCAGCCCAGCGCCAGCGCCAGCCCCGGGCCCGCTGGCACCGGCCCCCCCGCACCCGCACCGGCTCCCGCAcccgcggccgccgcctcgTCCGGGCTCCGCAGCTCCGCCGCCCGCGGGGACGCCATGGAACTGCCGCCGGCCTGCGCGGCCAAAG GTCTCCGAACCGGGCTGCTCCTCGTCCTGGGATCCCGCTTAGCCGAACCGGGCTACCTTCGGAGCTGGGACCCCGCCCGGACTGTCCCTCTTCCGCGGAGCCGACTCCCCAGACCGGGCTGCTCCCCGGCACCGGGCTGCTCCCGTTCCCCGAACCCGGCACCTGCCTCTCCAAACCCGGTCGTCCCACCTGGCTCTCCCCCTTCCCACCGCGCGACCCACCTTCCCGAATCCGTCTGAAACCCCCTGCGGGGACCTGTGTCCCTGTGACCCCACTAAACTACCCCTCTCCGGACAGTCTCCTCCCGCCGGGCTCTGCCCTCCGGTCCCCCGCTCCCGCACCGGGCTGTGGCCCCGTTCCGTGCACCGGGCTCCGCTCCCGCTTCTCCGCTCGGTCTGCCCGCCCCGCCGATGTCCGCACCGAGCTGCCCCGCTTCCCCTCCCGGTCCCCCGCGTCGGGCTGCCTACCCCCGCTGCCTCCCCGGCTCCCCGGGCAGGTGCCGGTGCCGCCGCGGGGCGGGCGGTGGGTGCCCCGAGCTGCGGTCGCGCACGGCCGCCGcacgcacacgcacacacagaCACGTACGGGGGGCACACACATGCACTCACACGCACACACCCGGGAGCACCTGCTGTGCACGTACCCTGTGCAAGAGGGACCCCTCTGTGCACCCCCCTCGACAGCGTCGGGACCCTCCGTGGGCACCCCGGGGGGCTGCGTGGGGAGGGGCTTTGGAGAGGACAGAGCAGCACGCTGA